tactgaGGCGTTTGTTGATATAGTGTAATTCAcctgatttttttaaacattttataccaaaaaaatggaaaaatgcatttttctggCTATGTTTTGATTTATAGACTGATAAAAAGAGAAATCCAAAATctcctctgtaaaaacctttaactctaatatgtcaataaaattaaacaatgaTTTTTAACCTGGCTTTATCGAGGTTTCAGATTAATGCtctggaaatgtatgcaaattagtaCATATTGAATTAGAACACACAATTTGCAAatctaaacataaaataaaaaacttaataaaaaacataaaatataaaaacaaaataattgtcttaaTGTACTGTGATTAATCAATTGGGGaaagtatggtgatatctattcatttttttttaattaatttttgtcCATATTCAAATGTGATAAAAAAGTGAAgaaagtaatgttttttttttagttgaaataattattttatttaaagttaattatttatagagataactctctctctctctctctctatatatatatatatatatatataaaatatcattAACTTAAATACTTAATTTTTAGTATTTCTTCATTATCTAATACACTTATTACACAAAAATTGGTGgtcatttatgaaaaataaattggTGCTTGTTACTccaaagtacaaaaaaaaaatgtttttgtaatcaaAACTCAGCGTTTGCAGTTTATAACAAACACATTCACATTTAATAATTGTTTGTCAAATGATGTTCTTCAGACTCCATGGTTTTGGGATCATCGGGAATGCTGGAGCGGATACCCAAGACAGGTCCATAACAAACGCCTCTCCACACATGCTCACTTCCTGTGAACaatcccaggaacttttttcaCTCTGTTGAGCCGCTTTGAAGGAGATCAGGCAGAAATCCGAGGAACTAGTCAGCGCCACACCCTACGACACCATCAAAACAGTCATGATTCATCTTACAAGAGCCAGAAATATATTGAATCATCAACCGTAATCTCCTTAGTTAAAATAAAGATGTtcattattatgtttttaagcCAACATAATAAGAGGAATAAAATTCATAGTTGTTCTTTTCCAGATCATATTGTCATATTATTTGATTTCATCTGTAGGGCGTAGCAGAAGCCCAGTACTGGTATTACATGATGGAGTTGTCCTTCTACCTCTCGCTTCTGCTCTGCGTATCGGTGGACATAAAGCGCAAAGTAAGTTTAACTTGTTCAACATGAACTCCTCTGAAGGATCTTATAATTGATAAATTGTGctcatatagtttttttttcctggttGTGTAGGACTTCAAAGAGCAAATCATTCACCACATCGCCACCATTTTCCTCATCGCATTCTCATACTGTGCGAATTATGTGCGCGTGGGAACCCTGGTGATGCTCGTCCACGACTCCTCTGACTTCCTGCTGGAGGTAAATCGCTCTCAGGATTCACACTGataaaacagtaattttatGGCCCTGATTGCTGtttatttcagatttttgttcatttGAATGTCCACAGTGTTCATCGCAGAAGTTTATTACTGTAAAACAGGATTCTACTAGTTATgatcttgtcatatttattttataagttGTTTCAGGTTCTTTTTGCTTCAGCAGTAAATAAATACCCGGAAATAAATTATAGACTTACAAAATTCCCCTGAGTGTTTTTTCCTAAATAGTTACAGAATGAAGCACATAAATTACCTTGACTTCCTCCAGTTTATCGCTCACATAAATAACCAGTGTTTCATTGTAATTGTTGGTTTGCAGTCTGCCAAGATGTTCAATTACGCTGGATGGAGGAAGACCTGCGATGCcctgtttgttgtttttgctgCGGTTTTCCTGGTAACCCGCCTCGTGGTTTTCCCATGCAGGTAATGACTTCATGGGGTCATGTATGAAGGCGTATTTCATTTGAAATGCTTATTTCGAATGATTTTGAATACATTGTTCTCAAATATAACATGTTCAGATGGCATAAACATTGCTTTGAAGATTTATAAACTTCATTTCCAGAGTTATCTATACAGCTGTGGTGGATTCGTTGGACATCTTTCCTCCGTACCCTGGTTATTATTTCTTAAACGGCCTTCTGCTGGTTCTTCAAGCACTGCACATCTTCTGGGCTTGGCTGATTCTTCGAATGGTTCACAAATTTGTCTTTTTAGGCAAAGTAAGTATCAAAGTTTCTATCTCTTTAACTATTTGAGTGTTACGGAagtgtcattaaaaaaataaattgtgttttaaGGTGGAACGTGATGAACGGAGTGATGAAGAGAGTGACGCTGATGAAGAAGATGAAGTTGGAGAAGAAGAGTGCAGCTGGGAGCAGAAAAAGGGTGCAGTTAACTCAAAATTTGTGTCATTGGCCAATAACTGTGTTTTGAACAATTTAACCAATCAGAGACGAAAAATGAATAGCAGAACGCCAAAAGCCAGATAGTAAAGCtactttatgtatttgttttgtttaaacatgTTGAATAACCTCCACTCTCTTGACTTATCTTGTTTGACAAGATTCAACTTTGATTTCAGATTGACAATGATTGTTTGCGTGAAAACATATGGAGAATCTAATGCACTGATTGCGTAGAAATACTACTACTTGTTTGTATTATTACATTACCATTAGAGTATATTTGAAGTAGGTTCAAAATGCTGTCTTTAATTAAagtttgtgtaattaattaaagTGTGTTTAGAACTTaaacagcaaaataaataaggtgGGGAGCATAAAAAGGATTCATAAACAATTGTTGAACTGTTGTTTAAATTAGGTTGCTAATGAGCTGCAACTGTTCGTTATGGAACAGTGATATATAAACACAAGTCGGCTCTCCTGATGAGAGATATCCACAATATTTAGGTGCActctttttaaatacttttaatataaCAAAACATATAGATATTTCAGTCTTCTAAGTTGTGTGAACCTGTGTTTTCTGCAGTGGCTCTTGTTTTTCCAAATGGTCACTGGTGGACCATTTGAAAAGACTTAGAGCGCCATCTAATGGTGGACTGTCCAAATGTCTTTGTGATTTTTGCTGCTGTTGCAAGGGACTACTGGAGCTTGTTGTGTTTTGTACGATAGTACTTTTTGTTGTTCAACATGAAATATGATGATTTGTGCATTGAAATCTTAAAATCAGAGTGGGTAGTGTGATTTGAGGATTCCTACAGTATGTAGTCCTGAATCTGCTCCAAGGGCTAAAGGcaaagtgtttttgttgttttgcatAGGGCTGGAAATGTATTCATGTTTAGAATACATCAACACACCTAACCTAAGTTGTTTATTTGCACCATAGCCGTGAACTGAGCCTTTCGTCCGAAAGCTGTGCATCTGTCCTACACTGTTTcacttttgttttaaaatgaccTGTGATTGTTTTTGTATggaaatatttttgtttgtttgttttttggttatTGGGATTTTACTGTGCTCTGATTTTGGTTATACTAACATACTGCAGATGTTATATAACTTGTAACAATGACAGAAGAGGGATATATTCTTATGATATATGAATATGATACTTTGGTATTATTGCATACTTGTTTTTCACTCTGCCATTTTCTCTGTGACCTTTtgaataacaataaaaatgtgaagAGCAATGATCCTCATATAATTAATCATCCCCAACTTTGCTCAACAAAATGTTTCTGTATTGGTTTAATGGCTGAAAGAAAGATCTGCGTTACCATTATGGCTTCAGAAGGGATTCACACGCATTGTGACACATCCTCTTATGGGTACAGGACAGGGTATTTTATCATCAATTTCTAAGCAAGTGTCGATGTAAGGGTCCATTAGGATCATGTTTGGGTATGTTTTGTTTATCTTCCTCTCGCTCAGTATGTAAATCTGCCCATTCACTGTGGCACAGCCTGTGAAGAATTTGTTGTCCAGACAGTCTTCTTGAAGAATGGTCCACTCGTCTGTGTCGATGTCTAAGCGCAGAGCCTGTCCTCCCAGCAGATAGAGGGCACCATTGAGCTCCGTTGCAAGAAGGTCGTAACTGGAAAATAAGTACATGTATCCAACAAGATTGCACAAGTGTACAGAACTGATACAGGACTGGTTGAGTTGGCATCTCTGCATTGCCTTACAGTAGTGGGCAATCGAggtccactgtcctgcagagtttagcttcaatcctaatcaaacacacccgCCTGTAATTTTCAAGTAAATTGACAGCAGCAAAGTGTctgcccagatccggcccacatctgatCTGCATGTTATCCACATGTACCaaatgtgggccggatctgggccacactatgttgctgtctggggaAGACTTTGGCTTGATTTTTCAGATGTATTTGCAGAGCTCAGCTCTGCAGGGCAGTGTACCTTGTGGTCCAGAGTTGCCCAACTCTGTCTTAAATCAAGGACACAATTTTGCCTACTCACCGTGGGAACGGAGAATAGGACACCACGTCCCATTGATCAACCTCTGGCCTGTACCTCTGAATCCCACTGTAAACATCTCCATTCTCATCCAGACCACAGGCCACATAAATACAAGTCCCCAATGTGGCAATGGCCGCCCTTTCTACAGATCGCACCATGGGGCTGACGGTGTCCCATTCTTCCGCTCCCAGGACTAGCCTCTCGACTTCGGCCACAGGTCCCTCGTCCATGCTTCCGCCAAATACAAAAAGCTTGAACTCCAGAGCCGCTGAGCAGTGGCTGTGTCTGGACTTCTGCATTGCTGGGCCGTCCACCCACTTCTCATTGCCACACTGGTAAATGCTCACCCAGTCCACGCTGTACCACAACACATCCCGGAAGTAGCCTCCAGTCACTACTATGTTGTCCCCTTAGAGCaagaaataacattttagaTGGTGTGGAGAGTAAGACAAAGAATGTGAAATAACAGCCCTAATCGGTTCCTGGAGAGCTACCTTCAGCTCCAACCCAAATCAAACACACCTAAACCAGCTCATTAAGATCAGGAACACTCGATAGTTACAAAACAGGTGTATTTGGGCAGGGATGGAACTGAACTCTTCTGGAAGGAACCAGATGTTGTTGTTATCTACTGCAGCCACAGAGTTCTGTGTGAGACTCATCTTTTGCAGGGGTGGATGGGATTGGCACCTTCCACTGTAGGGATGAAACTGTTAAAACAACTGCATTTCTTTCTCATGCAGTCCACCGAGGACAAAGAAGGATCACATGTTTAACCAAGTATAACTGTGTAAATGGTTCTGGTTGGATATTCATATTACAAAGCATATGCTGTTCTCTGCTCACCCTCTTGTAGAAGTGGAGTACTTTTAATTGAGTAGATCtacaggaacaggattgggcactTCTGACATAAAAGGCTTATATTTGGAAGGGCATACAACACCCGATCAACCATTTTCCAGATGGTTGGGATCATTATTGTCATTATGCTAACAACTTGAGATGAGGACAGATGAGGTTGTTACCTACTGCAGCCACGGAGTACTGTGTGAGACACTTCTTTTGCAGGGGTGGTTGGGATTGCCACCTTCCACTATAGGGATGGAATTGATACAGCAACTGCTCTTCTTGCTCATGCGGCCCACCGAGAACAAACAAAGTTTCCCTTGAACGAGTTCTAGGCATAGACCTGCCCATAGTCCAGCTGCTGGGCAAGTTATCGTTCAGTCTGCAAATGAGCTTTGCACGTGGGTCTGAACTGTTTATCTTAGTCAGAAGATCAGTAATGTAGGGAAGACTTAAGCACTCCGGCCTAACCAGGCCCACTAGTTCCATGAAGTCTTCTTCCCGACTTGGGTCAAATGTTGCCCAGCGAAGGGCAACGTCAAGGACTAAGTCTTCCCTTGGAATGCTCAAATTGTCGCTAGCGAGGAGGTCGGCAATACTTTCCTTAGAAAGGAACATCAAGTCCTGCTCGGAGGCTATGGCAGGTAGATGGGTCAAGACTACTTCCCTTGCTGCGGCGTAGAGATCCAGACAGCCAAGCTGCCAAGCATAGGCCATCATTCCCAAGCAATTACTAAGATGCAGTTGCCTTTCCAAGAACTTACAGCAGAGTAGCCGAGCCCTGTCCAACTGAAGAAAGTCAGCAGCCTCCAGAATATCAAGGACGTTCTTTCTGTCCAGGGTCAGCTTGAAGTTCTTTGTGAACTCCATTAGTGTGTGGAACTGCTGCAGTCCAACTCCTTTAATCTCAATGTGCTTCTTGGTGCTCTCCCGACCGCCGCCAAAGAACAAGGCTCGGAAATAGGGACTCAGCTGGGCCAAATGCTTGCGGTTCACAAAGAATGACTCTCCCTCCACCTGGAGCACTACGTCAGGAGTGGCAATGACAGCATGCTGATCCTCAACTAAATCTTGTTCAGTTTCTGGGCTCTGGACATTTGTCCAGACCACTTCTTGCTTACCACAAGCCATGATTGTGCACTCACCCTCCCAACACTCTCTTCTCTGCTGAAgcatatcatgtgacattcATAGTTGCCCTAGCCTGTCACTTTCTCTCCATGGGAATGGGGTCAGCAAGCAAAGGAAAGCAAGGGCTAAATATATCCTAGGTAAAGTGCTACTGAGACCCAATTTCAAAAAGCACACAAAATGCTTTTGCAAATATATTAAAGGACATATATTTTTGAGGATTGTTATTATACACTGCAAGACTGACATCAGTGTTCACAATGAGGTTTAAAATGTGTATGTTTGCAAGATTTAAGTCAATACCAGAACAAACCACAAGAGGTAGATGTTGGACAACTGAACATCTCTAACCCATGAGTTTTTTACTTTgggtaatgttgaattttaacttttttgttttaaatatctatatggcTCAAGAGATAAATGCCTTTAGAGAATACACTGCATGGAAGGTTTCTTGTATTGAcaataaatatgcatttaacTTTTGGCATTTTGTGATATGATCCTGTCTCCATTTTGTAAGAATAATAACTTCATTGACTCTTCAAAAAAGTAATTCAAACAACTGCACAATTGTAGTCTACAAGTTGCTAGCCATCGCCAgaatttttgattattttcacaaaactttcatggcccctataatattttgttatatgaatatctgaacatgcaaaacaTCAAAAGGAAGAACAGACCCTCTTCTAGCttaatgcattcttttttatcaacacttgactgtgggtaatttttattaaaacaatttttttttttaaatacccgGAAAAATTCCGTCAGTGgtagggaaagagttaaaaatTAAATGGGTTGTCAAAAGGTTGCTATCTCCCCGTCGGGGAATCGAACCCCGGTCTCCCGCGTGACAGGCGGGGATACTTACCACTATACTAACGAGGAGCAAGCCATAATCTCAGCCGGTAGATGGCGTCAAGAACCTATGAACCTACACTTCATTTCTCacagaattaaattttttatatgATGCTATCAATGTTTCACGGTAATACCATAGTATTCTTTGAAGTATTACGTAAACACTTTATGGGAATCTCTCAATATAATAGTATCAAAGTATTATAATACATTGTGTAAGAGTTTTAAAAGCATATGGGCAGCTTGATTATGGATCATTTCTAATGAATGAAATCAGATAGCTGAAGCAGTATCCAGTTGGAGACTCCAATGAAGCTTTTTAAAAGCAATTTATTTCACACACCACTAAAACAATACATTCATAAACCACTCAGCAAACCCTTTTGTGCAGATGCATTTAAGACCAAAATCTTCCATGTTTACTTTCTTCACACATTAAATCCTCagagaagaaaaaataatataaaatgctgAAATGAAAACTCAAAACTGCATCATATAGTGTAAACAGGACGCTGTGTCTTGCCTGTACCTGTTAGAACACcaataggtttttttttatccaacTCAATAAAAGTAACACCCTTCAAGCACTTTTAACTCTATACAAAGCA
This genomic stretch from Megalobrama amblycephala isolate DHTTF-2021 linkage group LG2, ASM1881202v1, whole genome shotgun sequence harbors:
- the LOC125263277 gene encoding kelch-like protein 23 translates to MSHDMLQQRRECWEGECTIMACGKQEVVWTNVQSPETEQDLVEDQHAVIATPDVVLQVEGESFFVNRKHLAQLSPYFRALFFGGGRESTKKHIEIKGVGLQQFHTLMEFTKNFKLTLDRKNVLDILEAADFLQLDRARLLCCKFLERQLHLSNCLGMMAYAWQLGCLDLYAAAREVVLTHLPAIASEQDLMFLSKESIADLLASDNLSIPREDLVLDVALRWATFDPSREEDFMELVGLVRPECLSLPYITDLLTKINSSDPRAKLICRLNDNLPSSWTMGRSMPRTRSRETLFVLGGPHEQEEQLLYQFHPYSGRWQSQPPLQKKCLTQYSVAAVGDNIVVTGGYFRDVLWYSVDWVSIYQCGNEKWVDGPAMQKSRHSHCSAALEFKLFVFGGSMDEGPVAEVERLVLGAEEWDTVSPMVRSVERAAIATLGTCIYVACGLDENGDVYSGIQRYRPEVDQWDVVSYSPFPRYDLLATELNGALYLLGGQALRLDIDTDEWTILQEDCLDNKFFTGCATVNGQIYILSERKINKTYPNMILMDPYIDTCLEIDDKIPCPVPIRGCVTMRVNPF
- the cers4a gene encoding ceramide synthase 4a, translating into MTTIIFRRLEELVNQWIWRQDFWLPPGVTWKDIAERTSDGSRHPVPRDLLISLPLALGFIALRFVFERVVALPLSRWLGVCDRVRVHVTPVPKLEAFYLQKNKQPSQNDLVVLEKHCGLTPRQIQTWLRQRRNQDRPSNTRKFCEASWRFVFYLIAFLAGLISLIHTPWFWDHRECWSGYPRQGVAEAQYWYYMMELSFYLSLLLCVSVDIKRKDFKEQIIHHIATIFLIAFSYCANYVRVGTLVMLVHDSSDFLLESAKMFNYAGWRKTCDALFVVFAAVFLVTRLVVFPCRVIYTAVVDSLDIFPPYPGYYFLNGLLLVLQALHIFWAWLILRMVHKFVFLGKVERDERSDEESDADEEDEVGEEECSWEQKKGAVNSKFVSLANNCVLNNLTNQRRKMNSRTPKAR